A part of Streptomyces sp. NBC_01210 genomic DNA contains:
- a CDS encoding IclR family transcriptional regulator codes for MSNYSPDTETTGSQPGGVQSVDRAISVLEILAQQGEAGVSDVAAEIDVHKSTAFRLLGALEARGLVEQAGERGKYRLGFGIVRLAGAVTGRIDITQQGRPVCERLAEEIGETVNIAVMQEHFAINLFQVRGPAAVAAHNWVGQLTPLHATSSGKILLAHLPAKERAELLSQTGLKKVTPHTLTAKTKLEKNLAEVREHGYSWTKEELELGLHAMAAPVRNRDGEVIAALSASGPSYRFTEERMRELAPLLIQGAEEISHRMGYLG; via the coding sequence GTGAGCAACTACAGTCCAGATACCGAAACGACCGGTTCGCAGCCCGGCGGAGTCCAGTCCGTCGACCGCGCCATCAGCGTGCTGGAAATCCTTGCCCAACAGGGCGAAGCGGGCGTCAGTGACGTGGCAGCCGAGATCGACGTCCACAAATCCACGGCATTCCGCCTGCTCGGCGCGCTGGAGGCGCGCGGTCTGGTGGAGCAGGCGGGTGAGCGCGGCAAGTACCGCCTCGGCTTCGGCATCGTGCGCCTGGCCGGCGCGGTCACGGGCCGCATCGACATCACGCAGCAGGGCCGCCCGGTCTGCGAGCGCCTCGCAGAGGAGATCGGCGAGACCGTCAACATCGCCGTCATGCAGGAGCACTTCGCGATCAACCTGTTCCAGGTGCGCGGGCCTGCCGCAGTGGCGGCGCACAACTGGGTCGGCCAGCTGACCCCGCTGCACGCCACCTCCAGCGGCAAGATCCTGCTGGCCCACCTGCCCGCCAAGGAGCGTGCCGAGCTCCTGTCGCAGACAGGCCTGAAGAAGGTGACCCCGCACACCCTGACCGCGAAGACAAAGCTCGAGAAGAACCTCGCCGAGGTCAGAGAGCACGGGTACTCCTGGACCAAGGAGGAACTGGAGCTCGGGCTGCACGCCATGGCCGCGCCGGTCCGCAACAGGGACGGAGAGGTCATCGCGGCACTCAGCGCCTCGGGGCCCTCGTACCGGTTCACCGAGGAGCGCATGCGCGAGCTCGCCCCGTTGCTGATCCAGGGTGCGGAAGAGATCAGTCACCGGATGGGCTACCTGGGCTGA
- the betA gene encoding choline dehydrogenase: MAPLQYDFVIVGGGSAGSALANRLSADPDNSVLVLEAGRSDYPWDVFIHMPAALTFPIGSRFYDWKYESEPEPHMGGRRVYHARGKVLGGSSSINGMIFQRGNPMDYERWAADPGMETWDYAHCLPYFQRMENCLAADPDDEFRGHDGPLVLERGPASSPLFPAFLEAVQEAGYPRTDDVNGYRQEGFAPFDRNVHRGRRLSAAKAYLKPVKRRPNLDVKTRALVTRVIFEGKRAVGVEYRRGRGKPQQVRAREVILCGGAINSPQLLQLSGVGNAEELKSLGVDVVHHLPGVGENLQDHLEVYVQYACKQPVSMQPYMAKWRAPFIGLQWLFRKGPAATNHFEAGGFARSNEDVDYPNLMFHFLPIAVRYDGTSPAGGHGYQVHVGPMYSDALGSVKIKSKDPREHPALRFNYLSTEQDRREWVEAVRVTRKLLNQPALAPYNDGEISPGPSVESDEEILAWVAKEGETALHPSCTCKMGTDEMAVVDPESMRVHGVEGLRVVDASVMPYVTNGNIYAPVMMIAEKAADLILGKKPLPASKAQYYRHRDPR, from the coding sequence ATGGCTCCCCTGCAGTACGACTTCGTCATCGTCGGCGGCGGATCGGCCGGCAGCGCACTGGCGAACCGGCTCTCCGCTGATCCGGACAACAGCGTTCTGGTGCTGGAGGCCGGACGGTCCGACTATCCGTGGGACGTGTTCATCCACATGCCCGCGGCGCTGACCTTCCCCATCGGCAGCCGCTTCTACGACTGGAAGTACGAATCCGAGCCCGAGCCCCATATGGGCGGCCGCCGCGTCTACCACGCCCGCGGCAAAGTGCTCGGCGGTTCCAGCAGCATCAACGGCATGATCTTCCAGCGGGGCAACCCCATGGACTACGAGCGGTGGGCGGCCGACCCGGGGATGGAGACCTGGGACTACGCACACTGCCTGCCGTACTTCCAGCGCATGGAGAACTGCCTGGCGGCCGACCCCGACGACGAGTTCCGCGGCCACGACGGCCCCCTCGTCCTCGAACGCGGCCCGGCCTCCAGCCCGCTCTTCCCCGCCTTCCTCGAGGCCGTCCAGGAGGCCGGCTACCCCCGCACCGACGACGTCAACGGCTACCGGCAGGAAGGCTTCGCCCCGTTCGACCGCAACGTCCACCGCGGACGTCGCCTGTCAGCCGCCAAGGCGTACCTCAAGCCCGTGAAAAGGCGGCCGAATCTTGACGTCAAGACCCGTGCCCTTGTCACCCGCGTGATCTTCGAGGGCAAGCGTGCCGTCGGTGTCGAGTACCGGCGCGGCCGTGGCAAGCCCCAGCAGGTCCGCGCCCGCGAGGTGATTCTCTGCGGCGGCGCGATCAACTCCCCCCAACTGCTGCAGCTTTCCGGCGTCGGCAACGCGGAGGAACTCAAGTCCCTGGGCGTCGACGTCGTCCACCATCTGCCCGGAGTCGGCGAGAATCTGCAGGACCACCTGGAGGTGTACGTCCAGTACGCCTGCAAGCAGCCGGTCTCCATGCAGCCGTACATGGCGAAGTGGCGTGCCCCGTTCATCGGCCTCCAGTGGCTCTTCCGCAAGGGTCCGGCCGCGACCAACCACTTCGAGGCCGGCGGCTTCGCCCGCAGCAACGAGGACGTGGACTACCCCAACCTGATGTTCCACTTCCTGCCCATCGCGGTCCGCTACGACGGCACCTCGCCGGCGGGCGGGCACGGCTACCAAGTGCACGTCGGACCCATGTACTCCGACGCCCTCGGCTCCGTGAAGATCAAGAGCAAGGACCCGCGCGAGCACCCGGCGCTGCGCTTCAACTACCTGTCCACCGAACAGGACCGCCGCGAGTGGGTCGAGGCGGTCCGGGTGACCCGCAAGCTCCTCAACCAGCCCGCGCTCGCCCCGTACAACGACGGGGAGATCTCACCCGGACCGTCCGTGGAGAGCGACGAGGAGATCCTCGCCTGGGTCGCGAAGGAGGGCGAGACCGCCCTGCACCCCTCCTGCACCTGCAAAATGGGCACTGATGAGATGGCCGTGGTCGACCCGGAGAGCATGCGGGTGCACGGCGTGGAGGGGCTGCGCGTCGTGGACGCCTCCGTGATGCCGTACGTCACCAACGGCAACATCTACGCACCCGTGATGATGATCGCGGAGAAGGCCGCCGACCTCATCCTCGGCAAGAAGCCGCTTCCGGCCTCCAAGGCTCAGTACTACCGGCACCGCGACCCACGGTGA
- a CDS encoding 5,10-methylenetetrahydrofolate reductase, with the protein MRTLLKSVRYEVLPAKSTQDKVLAHVPRDVVVTVTASPVKGLEPTLDLTTRLAAHGYRVVPHVPARLLRDDAHLADVVGRLRAAGIDDIFVPAGDADPPAGTYHGALPVLCRLSELGSPFTHIGITGYPESHPLIDDDVIVQSMWDKRAHATYIVSNLCFDPRVLGDWLVRVRRRDIVLPVHVGVAGPVERAKLLSMATKIGVGESARFLAGHASWFLRFAAPGGYSPDRLLRRSADALTAPSAAVAGLHLFTFNQIAETERWRRGMLERLDGC; encoded by the coding sequence GTGAGAACACTGCTGAAGAGCGTCCGCTACGAGGTCCTGCCGGCGAAGTCCACACAGGACAAGGTGCTCGCCCATGTGCCGCGCGACGTGGTGGTCACGGTCACCGCGTCGCCGGTCAAGGGCCTGGAGCCGACGCTCGACCTCACCACCCGGCTGGCGGCGCACGGCTACCGCGTCGTCCCGCACGTGCCCGCGCGGCTGCTGCGGGACGACGCGCACCTGGCGGACGTCGTCGGCCGGCTCCGTGCGGCGGGCATCGACGACATCTTTGTCCCGGCCGGGGACGCCGACCCGCCGGCCGGGACGTACCACGGAGCGCTGCCGGTGCTGTGCAGGCTGAGCGAGCTGGGCAGCCCCTTCACACACATCGGCATCACCGGCTACCCCGAAAGCCATCCGCTCATCGACGACGACGTCATCGTCCAGTCGATGTGGGACAAGCGCGCGCACGCCACGTACATCGTCAGCAATCTGTGCTTCGATCCTCGCGTGCTCGGCGACTGGCTCGTGCGGGTACGCCGGCGCGACATCGTGCTGCCCGTCCATGTGGGCGTCGCCGGCCCCGTTGAGCGGGCGAAGCTGCTCTCCATGGCGACAAAGATCGGGGTGGGGGAGTCGGCGCGGTTCCTGGCCGGGCACGCCTCCTGGTTTCTGCGTTTCGCGGCACCGGGCGGCTACTCGCCCGATCGGCTGCTCAGACGCAGCGCGGACGCGCTCACTGCTCCCTCGGCGGCCGTCGCGGGCCTGCACCTGTTCACCTTCAACCAGATCGCCGAGACGGAGCGCTGGCGCCGCGGCATGCTGGAGCGCCTCGACGGTTGTTAG